From a single Natronorubrum tibetense GA33 genomic region:
- a CDS encoding lysylphosphatidylglycerol synthase transmembrane domain-containing protein, translating to MRRLRAVAGLVIAVAVVALFVYGVGWRDVLEHARGAHPAMLAAAAGTGLAMLALRGALVKRLLHPIDGAARGGGFLTAFLSGYFARSALPWGRSTGTPITAYLLAANSDSEFEDNLAVVAVAEGFNLVASLVVATVGLLALTIAAGAIDVADTTVAIVGGSGLLAAGALLVVFNRGLARTASLEFAVRVETVVGKLPRVPDIDGTLTGRIDGFFGTLETIQASRRTLAAAAGIAVAGWVANALPLYFCLLALGVDAPLALALLCAPLASFGGIVPLPGGTGGIEVVLASLLVATAGIAGDAATAGAILYRLTTYWLHLGVGGLAAVYLTITGTERAWV from the coding sequence ATGCGCCGCCTTCGAGCGGTGGCCGGACTCGTCATTGCCGTCGCCGTAGTCGCACTGTTCGTCTACGGTGTCGGCTGGAGGGACGTTCTCGAGCACGCCCGAGGCGCACATCCCGCGATGCTCGCCGCGGCTGCCGGCACCGGTCTCGCCATGTTGGCCCTGCGAGGCGCGCTCGTCAAGCGACTCCTCCACCCCATCGACGGCGCTGCACGCGGTGGCGGGTTCCTCACGGCGTTCCTGTCGGGCTATTTCGCTCGAAGTGCACTTCCGTGGGGTCGCTCGACGGGAACGCCGATCACGGCCTACCTGCTCGCGGCGAACTCCGACTCGGAGTTCGAGGACAACCTCGCGGTCGTCGCCGTCGCGGAGGGGTTCAACCTCGTCGCCAGCCTCGTCGTCGCTACCGTCGGACTCCTCGCCCTCACGATCGCCGCCGGGGCGATCGATGTAGCCGATACGACCGTCGCCATCGTCGGCGGTAGCGGGCTCCTCGCGGCGGGTGCACTCCTCGTCGTCTTCAACCGCGGACTGGCGCGAACCGCCTCCCTTGAGTTCGCCGTTCGGGTGGAAACCGTCGTCGGGAAGCTCCCGCGAGTGCCGGACATCGACGGAACCCTCACGGGACGGATCGACGGCTTCTTCGGGACGCTCGAGACGATTCAGGCCTCCCGGCGGACGCTCGCGGCCGCAGCCGGTATCGCGGTCGCGGGCTGGGTCGCCAACGCACTGCCCCTCTACTTCTGCCTGCTCGCCCTCGGCGTCGACGCGCCGCTCGCGCTGGCGCTGCTGTGTGCGCCACTTGCCTCCTTCGGCGGGATCGTCCCGCTTCCCGGCGGCACCGGCGGTATCGAAGTCGTGCTCGCGAGTTTGCTCGTCGCGACTGCGGGGATCGCCGGCGACGCCGCCACTGCGGGAGCGATCCTCTACCGGCTGACGACCTACTGGCTCCACCTCGGCGTCGGCGGACTCGCCGCCGTCTACCTCACGATCACGGGAACGGAACGCGCCTGGGTGTGA
- a CDS encoding cyclase family protein encodes MSKGIAEILENAPSNWGKWGDDDELGALNYLTEEEVLRGVQAVEAGKTFTLGVPIGRPDGDPVWPGRSAADHYMEVDKGHFDSGKFDLEGAAGLEYADDVIYMFLQGSTQFDALGHVWYDDQLYNGFDAKTTMGGLEKCSIEPMADNGVVGRGVLLDIARHRDKDWLVKGERIELDDLLDCADEQGVELQKRDIPIIRTGWIELYYEEGEEAFYGDEFDEPGITYSEELVEWFHEMEVPAFGTDTIANEQTVSDETETLLPLHGALLRDQGVTFNEINRLDELADDCAEDGKYDFLYVGAPLKIVHGSGSPVNPIAIK; translated from the coding sequence ATGTCCAAAGGCATCGCCGAGATACTCGAGAATGCACCGAGCAACTGGGGCAAATGGGGAGACGACGACGAACTGGGCGCATTGAACTATCTGACAGAAGAGGAGGTGCTTCGGGGCGTACAGGCCGTCGAAGCCGGGAAGACGTTTACCCTCGGCGTCCCGATCGGCCGTCCCGATGGCGACCCGGTCTGGCCGGGACGGTCGGCGGCGGACCATTACATGGAGGTCGACAAGGGTCACTTCGACTCCGGAAAGTTCGATTTGGAGGGCGCCGCGGGGCTTGAGTACGCCGACGACGTCATCTACATGTTCCTCCAGGGGTCGACCCAGTTCGACGCGCTCGGTCACGTCTGGTACGACGACCAGTTGTACAACGGCTTCGACGCGAAAACGACCATGGGCGGGCTCGAGAAGTGCAGTATCGAGCCGATGGCCGACAACGGTGTGGTCGGTCGCGGCGTCCTGCTCGATATCGCCCGCCACCGGGACAAAGACTGGCTCGTCAAGGGCGAGCGGATCGAACTCGACGACTTGCTCGACTGCGCCGACGAGCAGGGCGTGGAACTGCAGAAACGCGACATTCCGATCATCCGTACGGGCTGGATCGAACTCTACTACGAGGAGGGCGAGGAGGCGTTCTACGGCGACGAGTTCGACGAGCCGGGGATCACGTACTCCGAGGAGCTCGTCGAATGGTTCCACGAAATGGAGGTCCCCGCTTTCGGCACGGATACCATCGCTAACGAGCAGACGGTCTCCGACGAGACAGAGACGCTCCTTCCGCTCCACGGTGCGCTCCTGCGCGACCAGGGCGTGACGTTCAACGAGATCAACCGGCTGGACGAACTCGCCGACGACTGCGCCGAAGACGGGAAGTACGACTTCCTCTACGTCGGCGCGCCGCTGAAGATCGTCCACGGTAGCGGCTCGCCAGTCAATCCCATCGCGATCAAGTGA